The proteins below come from a single Caulobacter segnis ATCC 21756 genomic window:
- a CDS encoding TonB-dependent receptor plug domain-containing protein: MILPERFNTSRWRPALLACASVAAIAGPGYAADTTTTGPAATADAEGTNAVESLIVTGVRGARRTVADSPAPVDVIGGEQLLTTGKVGLKEVLNTLIPSFNLPGINGGGTSWTVRAITLRGLNGDQALFLVNGKRRHTTALINNLARVGRGGAPVDLDFIPASAIERIEVLRDGASAQYGSDAIAGVVNIILKDGVDERSFSYTGGQNYLGDGDTRSATLNWGRPLGDNGGFLHLALNWKNNEAASRSVPSRAQYIYQPTVTTVNGVTTVTPDPRDATADRYYWGKSYGPGEEDILAASYNAELPWRDLNLYASGTLSHRSSKKNTGSFLPNLAPVAGVTAGRPLNRNSLPEVYPDGFNALRRIFELDFQSSFGARGETAGWSWDLSTTLAQDHAQLDGQNTLNATLGPSSPTYFHLSTHEFRQWTNNLDVTREITGWLRNPLQVSWGLEHRYERFLIEAGDEASYIVGDYVIPAGQPFAGLRPNPGLASYAGTAPEDAGSASRNSGAAYVDLGTNLTKTWYVGVAGRYERYGKGVGDTTSGKLTTRWEFLPGYAVRATVSNGFRAPSLGQTIFATSTINGSLCAAAPNNIFRGAPCTPGEYLTFPTKVLRTDSAEAKALGAEPLKPEKSTNYSFGLTAEPFAGLRLTLDSYQIDIDDRIVDTSNLDLSVTQLASRADLAPLLARFPQGLTATYYTNAVSTRTTGTDFVADYGVNLGEFGRLNLNAAYAFNKTKITKLKATPAVLKAVNPNLVLFDRQKIADLTVGTPREKIILGAQWLRGAWNVGLRNTRHGRYTEAGTSASLDRTYSPKWITDLDIGWQVRETTSVAIGANNLFDKHPDKIGIINADQGTGQFGTFSPFGITGGYYYARLTQRF; the protein is encoded by the coding sequence TTGATCTTGCCTGAACGCTTCAACACGTCTCGATGGCGCCCCGCGCTTTTGGCCTGCGCCTCTGTCGCCGCCATCGCCGGGCCAGGCTACGCCGCTGACACCACCACGACGGGTCCGGCTGCGACCGCCGACGCCGAGGGAACCAACGCCGTCGAAAGCCTGATCGTCACCGGCGTGCGCGGCGCGCGGCGCACCGTCGCCGACAGTCCAGCGCCCGTGGACGTGATTGGCGGCGAGCAGCTTCTGACGACCGGCAAGGTCGGGTTGAAGGAAGTCCTCAACACCCTGATCCCGTCGTTCAATCTGCCGGGCATCAATGGCGGCGGCACCTCGTGGACGGTGCGCGCCATCACCTTGCGCGGCTTGAACGGCGACCAGGCCCTGTTCCTGGTCAACGGCAAGCGCCGCCACACGACGGCGCTGATCAACAACCTCGCCCGCGTCGGGCGCGGCGGGGCTCCGGTCGATCTCGACTTCATCCCGGCCTCGGCCATCGAGCGGATCGAGGTGCTGCGCGATGGCGCCTCGGCGCAATACGGCTCCGACGCGATCGCCGGCGTCGTGAACATCATCCTGAAGGACGGCGTCGATGAGCGCTCGTTCAGCTACACCGGCGGCCAGAACTATCTTGGCGATGGCGACACGCGGTCGGCCACGCTGAACTGGGGTCGGCCGTTGGGCGACAACGGCGGCTTCCTGCATCTGGCCCTGAACTGGAAGAACAACGAGGCCGCCAGCCGGTCCGTCCCCTCGCGCGCCCAGTACATCTACCAGCCGACGGTGACGACCGTGAACGGCGTGACCACGGTGACGCCCGATCCGCGCGACGCCACCGCCGACCGCTACTATTGGGGCAAGAGCTATGGGCCGGGCGAAGAGGATATTCTGGCGGCGTCCTACAACGCCGAACTGCCTTGGCGCGACCTGAACCTCTACGCTTCGGGCACACTCAGCCATCGATCGTCGAAGAAGAACACCGGCAGCTTCCTGCCCAACCTGGCGCCAGTTGCCGGCGTGACGGCGGGAAGGCCGCTTAACCGCAATTCGCTGCCCGAGGTCTATCCCGACGGCTTCAACGCGCTGCGCCGCATCTTCGAGCTCGATTTCCAGAGCAGCTTCGGCGCGCGCGGCGAAACGGCCGGCTGGTCTTGGGACCTCTCGACCACGTTGGCGCAGGATCACGCTCAGCTCGACGGGCAAAACACGCTGAACGCTACTCTAGGCCCGTCCAGCCCGACCTATTTCCATCTCTCCACGCACGAGTTCCGTCAGTGGACCAACAATCTCGACGTGACGCGCGAGATCACCGGCTGGCTTAGAAACCCACTGCAGGTCTCCTGGGGTCTCGAGCACCGCTACGAGCGATTCCTTATCGAGGCGGGGGATGAGGCGTCCTATATCGTCGGCGACTATGTGATCCCGGCAGGACAGCCCTTCGCGGGCCTGCGTCCGAACCCGGGTCTGGCCTCCTACGCCGGCACCGCGCCCGAGGACGCCGGCTCGGCCAGCCGCAACAGCGGCGCCGCCTATGTCGATCTCGGGACCAACCTGACGAAGACCTGGTACGTCGGCGTCGCGGGACGCTACGAGCGCTATGGCAAGGGCGTCGGGGACACCACCAGCGGCAAGCTGACGACGCGTTGGGAGTTCCTGCCGGGCTACGCCGTCCGCGCCACGGTCAGCAACGGCTTCCGCGCCCCGTCGCTGGGCCAAACCATCTTCGCGACCTCGACGATCAACGGCAGCCTCTGCGCGGCCGCGCCCAACAACATCTTCCGCGGCGCGCCGTGCACGCCTGGGGAATATCTGACCTTCCCGACCAAGGTCCTGCGCACCGACAGCGCCGAGGCCAAGGCCCTGGGCGCCGAACCGCTGAAACCGGAGAAGTCGACCAACTACAGCTTCGGCCTGACCGCCGAGCCGTTCGCGGGCCTGAGGCTGACACTGGACTCCTACCAGATCGATATCGACGACCGGATCGTCGACACAAGCAACCTGGATCTCTCCGTGACCCAACTGGCGTCGCGCGCGGATCTGGCGCCGCTGCTGGCGCGGTTCCCGCAAGGCCTGACGGCGACCTATTACACCAACGCCGTCTCGACCCGGACGACTGGGACCGATTTCGTTGCTGACTATGGGGTGAACCTCGGCGAGTTCGGGCGCTTGAACCTCAACGCCGCCTACGCCTTCAACAAGACCAAGATTACCAAGCTGAAGGCGACTCCGGCGGTCCTCAAGGCGGTCAATCCGAACCTCGTGCTGTTCGACCGCCAGAAGATCGCTGATCTGACCGTCGGCACGCCGCGCGAAAAGATCATCCTCGGCGCGCAATGGCTTCGCGGCGCCTGGAATGTCGGCCTGCGCAACACCCGCCATGGCCGCTACACCGAAGCGGGAACCTCGGCGAGCCTCGACCGCACCTACAGTCCGAAGTGGATCACCGACCTCGATATCGGCTGGCAGGTGCGCGAGACCACCAGCGTCGCCATCGGCGCCAACAACCTGTTCGACAAGCATCCGGACAAGATCGGGATCATCAACGCCGACCAGGGCACGGGACAATTCGGGACCTTCTCGCCCTTCGGCATCACCGGCGGCTACTACTACGCCCGCCTGACTCAGCGGTTCTGA
- a CDS encoding ABC transporter permease subunit yields MALLLLWELGARVGVVPPRILAAPSTVLETFWTLTASGELPKNLAVSLARAGAGLSIALVVAVTLGLISGLSRWGETLVDPLMQIKRTIPSLALTPLFIVWFGIGETPKIALIAVAATFPLYLNLFSGIRSVDVRLVEAARSFGLRGWSLVREVILPGALPSFFVGLRYALGVSVLVLVISEQINAQAGLGYLVNNARDFMRTDIIVVCLVVYALLGLGADTLVRTLERKALAWRPSLVEQ; encoded by the coding sequence GTGGCGTTGCTCCTCCTGTGGGAGCTCGGGGCGCGGGTCGGCGTGGTCCCGCCGCGCATCCTGGCCGCCCCCTCAACCGTCCTCGAGACTTTCTGGACCCTGACGGCCTCAGGCGAGTTGCCCAAGAACCTCGCCGTCTCGCTGGCCCGAGCCGGGGCTGGACTTTCGATCGCGCTGGTTGTCGCGGTGACGCTCGGCTTGATCTCCGGCCTTTCGCGGTGGGGAGAGACGCTGGTCGACCCTCTCATGCAGATCAAGCGGACGATACCGTCTCTCGCCCTGACGCCATTGTTCATCGTCTGGTTCGGCATTGGCGAGACGCCGAAGATCGCCTTGATCGCCGTCGCCGCGACTTTCCCGCTCTATCTGAACCTGTTCTCCGGCATCCGCAGCGTCGACGTACGACTGGTCGAGGCGGCGCGCAGCTTTGGTCTCCGAGGATGGAGCCTCGTCCGGGAGGTGATCCTTCCCGGCGCCCTGCCCTCGTTCTTCGTTGGCCTGCGCTACGCCCTGGGCGTCTCGGTGCTGGTGCTGGTGATCTCAGAGCAAATCAACGCCCAGGCGGGCCTTGGCTACCTCGTCAACAACGCCCGCGACTTCATGCGCACCGACATCATCGTCGTCTGCCTTGTCGTCTACGCCCTGCTTGGCCTCGGCGCCGACACCCTCGTTCGCACGCTGGAGCGCAAGGCGCTGGCGTGGCGTCCCAGCCTCGTGGAGCAATGA
- a CDS encoding FAD/NAD(P)-binding protein: MSRSSAPIIAVVGAGFSGVMTTLNLLAQSRAAKVLLFEKRAPVGLGAAYSTHNPSHKLNVRAGNMSAWPDRPDHFVAWLSDQGLDVGPGGFARRADYGRYLQAQIAEIAEGPEGLGRLVVNPDAIVGIAPSGQGWQLTTALGRRYDADAVILALGNPPPSRPQGVDEAFAASEAYIADPWRWRASELPEGSVMLIGTGLTMVDVALSLDDAQPGRPMLALSRRGLAPLRHEGAPSPCPAPPSDLSPVALIAWLRQTARQRGWRTAIDAVRPVTQVLWRSWSPRRRQAFLRHARPFWDIHRHRLAPEVADRIDAMRASGQLVIAAGKIRELSLGADDHAICKYRARGGKAGYAFRAIRVINCTGPTGDILAARDDLVRDLVRQGLARPDPLGLGFDLDDDNRLRDASGEAIPRLFAVGPSTRAAHWEIIAVPDIRGQAAAVAKTVLTDLDR; the protein is encoded by the coding sequence ATGAGCCGCTCTTCAGCGCCGATCATCGCCGTCGTCGGGGCGGGCTTCAGCGGGGTCATGACCACCCTCAATCTGCTGGCGCAGAGCCGCGCGGCGAAGGTTCTGCTTTTCGAAAAACGCGCGCCCGTGGGTCTCGGCGCCGCCTATTCGACCCACAATCCAAGCCACAAGCTCAATGTGCGGGCGGGCAATATGAGCGCTTGGCCCGATCGGCCGGATCACTTTGTGGCCTGGCTCTCCGACCAAGGGCTCGACGTCGGCCCCGGCGGCTTTGCCCGTCGCGCCGACTATGGCCGCTATCTCCAGGCGCAGATCGCGGAGATCGCCGAAGGCCCCGAAGGCCTAGGTCGCCTCGTCGTCAATCCGGATGCGATCGTCGGCATCGCGCCTTCAGGGCAAGGCTGGCAGCTGACCACGGCCCTTGGCCGGCGCTACGACGCGGATGCGGTGATCCTAGCATTGGGCAATCCGCCGCCATCGCGGCCGCAAGGCGTCGATGAGGCCTTCGCAGCATCAGAGGCCTATATCGCCGACCCCTGGCGATGGCGCGCCAGCGAGTTACCGGAAGGCTCGGTCATGCTGATCGGCACGGGCCTGACCATGGTCGATGTCGCCCTGTCGCTGGATGACGCCCAGCCGGGCCGCCCGATGCTCGCCTTGTCGCGGCGAGGCCTGGCGCCGCTGCGCCACGAGGGCGCGCCGAGCCCCTGCCCTGCGCCGCCGAGCGACCTGTCGCCGGTAGCGCTGATAGCCTGGCTGAGGCAAACCGCTCGCCAGCGCGGCTGGCGCACGGCGATCGACGCCGTCCGCCCCGTGACCCAGGTGCTTTGGCGAAGCTGGTCACCTCGGCGCCGGCAGGCCTTTCTGCGCCACGCGCGTCCCTTCTGGGATATCCATCGCCATCGCCTTGCCCCGGAAGTCGCCGACCGCATCGACGCGATGCGCGCCAGCGGCCAGCTTGTGATCGCCGCGGGCAAGATCCGTGAATTGAGCCTCGGCGCCGACGACCATGCGATCTGCAAATACCGCGCGCGGGGCGGCAAGGCCGGCTACGCCTTCCGCGCAATCCGGGTGATCAACTGCACGGGCCCGACCGGCGACATTCTCGCCGCGCGTGACGACTTGGTGCGCGACCTCGTCCGCCAAGGCCTCGCACGCCCTGACCCGCTCGGCCTGGGCTTCGACCTGGACGACGACAACCGTCTGCGCGACGCCAGCGGCGAGGCTATCCCGCGTCTTTTCGCCGTCGGGCCATCCACGCGCGCGGCCCACTGGGAGATCATCGCCGTGCCCGATATCCGCGGCCAAGCGGCCGCCGTCGCGAAGACCGTTCTCACCGATCTCGACCGCTAG
- a CDS encoding FAD-dependent oxidoreductase, whose product MSDPLSLATNVLVIGGGLAGAWAAVAAAREGADVVLVDKGYCGTSGVTATAGPGHWWVPPERREAAVADRVQRALGLGDPEWMRRILDLTWSSLPKLSDYYDFSTDETGQVQYRALRGPEYMVAMRAYALASGARILDHHPALQLLRHGDGSIAGATGLALRGETPWTIRAGAVVIATGGVAFASRLLGSATNTGDGLLMGAEAGADLSGMEFSNYYTPSVAGTNMARSMAYSFARWFDADDNELDIPNGPDVTPHLARALLKGPLFCRLDRVPEDIRAIMPEVQPNFVLPFDRMGIDAYRDRFEVTLHAEGTVRGIGGLRVDDEDCQTVVPGLYVAGDAASRELVTGAVSGGGAVNSSWALSSGQWAGAAAARKGRALGARADALVIATGQAGLSPRRKARDFDTAGAVQAVREELNAYDKNIFRRGEALTASLERLDSVWRELADHGQAQGRGALRLREAAALVAAGRWSKAAALARRESRGMHRREDAPAPDARLASRQRAQGLDRVFTRFETAPAHAEVA is encoded by the coding sequence ATGAGCGACCCGCTGTCCCTCGCGACGAACGTCCTGGTGATCGGCGGCGGCCTGGCCGGCGCGTGGGCGGCCGTGGCGGCGGCTCGCGAAGGCGCGGACGTCGTCCTGGTCGACAAGGGCTATTGCGGGACCAGCGGCGTCACCGCCACCGCCGGTCCCGGCCACTGGTGGGTCCCGCCCGAGCGGCGCGAGGCCGCCGTCGCCGACCGCGTGCAACGCGCCTTGGGGCTGGGCGACCCCGAGTGGATGCGGCGCATCCTTGATCTTACCTGGAGCAGCCTGCCCAAGCTTTCCGACTACTACGATTTCTCGACCGACGAGACGGGTCAGGTCCAGTACCGCGCCTTACGCGGGCCTGAATACATGGTGGCGATGCGCGCCTACGCCTTGGCGTCCGGAGCCCGCATTCTGGACCACCACCCGGCGCTGCAGCTGCTGCGGCATGGCGACGGCTCGATCGCCGGCGCCACGGGGCTGGCCCTGCGCGGCGAGACGCCCTGGACCATCCGGGCGGGCGCGGTCGTCATCGCCACCGGTGGCGTCGCTTTCGCCTCCCGCCTGCTGGGCTCGGCGACCAACACCGGTGATGGCTTGCTGATGGGGGCGGAGGCAGGCGCCGACCTCTCCGGAATGGAGTTCTCGAACTACTACACCCCGTCCGTCGCCGGCACGAACATGGCCCGGTCGATGGCCTACAGCTTCGCGCGCTGGTTCGACGCCGACGACAACGAGCTCGACATTCCGAATGGGCCGGACGTCACCCCGCATCTGGCCCGCGCGCTGCTGAAGGGGCCGCTCTTCTGCCGTCTGGATCGCGTGCCCGAAGACATCCGGGCGATCATGCCGGAGGTGCAGCCGAACTTTGTCCTGCCGTTCGATCGGATGGGGATCGACGCGTATCGCGATCGCTTCGAGGTGACCCTGCATGCCGAAGGCACCGTGCGCGGGATCGGCGGGCTCCGGGTCGACGACGAGGACTGCCAGACGGTTGTCCCAGGCCTCTATGTCGCTGGCGACGCCGCCAGTCGCGAGCTCGTCACCGGCGCCGTCTCTGGCGGCGGCGCGGTCAATTCGTCCTGGGCCCTGTCATCAGGGCAGTGGGCGGGCGCGGCGGCCGCGCGGAAGGGCAGAGCGCTCGGAGCCCGCGCCGACGCTCTCGTGATCGCGACGGGGCAGGCCGGCCTCTCGCCTCGTCGCAAGGCCCGCGATTTCGATACGGCTGGCGCGGTCCAGGCGGTGCGCGAAGAGCTCAACGCCTACGACAAGAACATCTTCCGGCGCGGCGAGGCGCTCACGGCCTCCCTGGAGCGGCTGGACAGCGTCTGGCGCGAACTGGCCGATCATGGCCAGGCGCAGGGCAGGGGGGCGCTGCGCCTTCGGGAGGCCGCCGCGTTGGTGGCGGCCGGGCGCTGGAGCAAGGCCGCGGCTCTGGCCCGCCGCGAAAGCCGAGGAATGCACCGCCGCGAGGACGCGCCGGCGCCCGATGCGCGGCTGGCCAGTCGCCAGCGGGCGCAAGGCCTCGACCGCGTCTTCACGCGCTTCGAGACGGCTCCGGCCCACGCGGAGGTCGCCTGA
- a CDS encoding LysR substrate-binding domain-containing protein produces MVTNLPTELLRSFVAIVDSGSMLRATEKVFVTQSALSLQMKRLEETVLTPLFHRDGRRLILTPAGQALLPRAREILALNDKAVVALTGDALAGPARVGLVQDFAETLLSGVLARFASLNPDTQLHVRVAGSPELLGLLEADRLDVVLCMGAADDPRAVQVTPMVWHGEAALADSPVLPIAILETPCRFRDAALAALERDGRPYRVAMETPSLSALRAAVQAGLAVTCRTALFLPDRTPLAGNRLPSLPDVAYVQRINASPHSAIDKLAQLVHAAALAL; encoded by the coding sequence ATGGTCACCAACCTGCCGACCGAATTGCTGCGAAGCTTCGTCGCGATCGTCGATTCCGGCTCGATGCTGCGCGCGACCGAGAAGGTGTTCGTCACCCAGTCGGCGCTCAGCCTGCAGATGAAGCGGCTGGAGGAGACGGTGCTGACGCCGTTGTTCCATCGCGATGGGCGCCGGCTGATCCTGACCCCGGCTGGCCAGGCGCTTCTGCCTCGCGCCCGCGAGATCCTGGCGCTGAACGACAAGGCCGTCGTGGCGCTAACCGGTGACGCCCTGGCGGGACCGGCGCGCGTCGGGCTGGTTCAGGACTTCGCCGAGACCTTGCTATCGGGCGTGCTGGCGAGGTTCGCCAGCCTCAATCCCGACACCCAGCTGCATGTGCGGGTGGCGGGCTCTCCGGAACTGCTAGGTCTTCTGGAGGCCGATCGCCTGGACGTCGTGCTCTGCATGGGCGCGGCGGATGATCCCCGCGCGGTCCAGGTCACGCCGATGGTGTGGCATGGCGAGGCCGCTCTGGCCGACAGCCCCGTGCTGCCGATCGCCATTCTCGAGACTCCCTGCCGGTTCCGGGATGCGGCTTTGGCCGCGCTCGAGCGGGATGGCCGGCCGTATCGGGTGGCGATGGAGACGCCAAGCTTGTCGGCCCTGAGGGCGGCGGTGCAGGCGGGCCTCGCCGTGACCTGCCGCACCGCGCTGTTTTTGCCCGATCGCACGCCACTGGCCGGCAATCGCCTGCCATCCTTGCCTGATGTCGCCTATGTTCAGCGCATCAATGCCTCGCCCCATTCGGCCATCGACAAACTGGCCCAGCTGGTCCACGCCGCAGCACTGGCGCTCTAG
- a CDS encoding acyl-CoA dehydrogenase family protein — translation MNAPVRRFEARASLPDLDAILPELTRAFAATAAQHDREASFPAENFRLLHEAGLLALTAPARLGGLEADLPTALKVISAVARGEPATALVLVMQYLFHASVEGRSGWPEHLKRRVIDEAIEHGALINALRVEPDLGTPARGGLPATIARRTPEGWRISGRKIYSTGSTNLTWFVVWARSDDAEPLVGGWLVRADTPGVVIEESWDHLGLRASASHDVVFEDVLVPLDHALDPQPLGAPPPYPASFAAWSAVLTAAIYDAVARAARDWLVEFLIDRKPANLGASLSTLPRFQEAVGEIEGLLLSNRVLLDTAARGEVGGVEASLVKHLVTENAITVVEKALRLTGNPGLTRANPLERHHRDVLCGRVHTPQADVVLTSAGRAAFAGGAR, via the coding sequence GTGAACGCGCCGGTTCGCCGTTTCGAGGCGCGGGCCAGCTTGCCCGATCTCGACGCCATCCTCCCCGAGTTGACCCGGGCCTTCGCCGCCACCGCCGCCCAGCATGATCGCGAGGCCAGCTTCCCGGCCGAGAACTTCAGGCTCCTGCACGAAGCGGGGCTGCTGGCCCTGACGGCGCCGGCGCGTCTGGGCGGACTGGAAGCCGACCTGCCGACCGCCCTGAAGGTGATCTCGGCCGTGGCGCGCGGCGAGCCGGCCACGGCGCTGGTCCTGGTGATGCAGTACCTGTTCCACGCGTCGGTCGAAGGCCGCTCGGGGTGGCCTGAGCACTTGAAGCGCCGTGTGATCGATGAGGCGATCGAGCATGGCGCCCTGATCAACGCTCTGCGCGTCGAGCCCGACCTGGGCACGCCCGCCCGCGGCGGTCTGCCGGCGACGATCGCCCGCCGCACGCCGGAAGGGTGGCGGATCAGCGGACGTAAGATCTATTCGACTGGTTCGACCAACCTGACCTGGTTCGTGGTCTGGGCGCGCAGCGACGATGCCGAGCCCTTGGTCGGCGGTTGGCTGGTGCGCGCCGACACGCCGGGCGTCGTGATCGAGGAGAGTTGGGATCACCTGGGGCTGCGCGCCAGCGCCAGCCACGACGTGGTTTTCGAGGACGTCCTGGTCCCACTGGATCATGCCTTGGACCCGCAACCGCTCGGCGCGCCGCCGCCCTACCCAGCCAGTTTCGCGGCCTGGTCGGCGGTGCTGACCGCGGCGATCTACGACGCGGTGGCGCGCGCGGCGCGGGACTGGCTCGTCGAGTTCCTGATCGATCGAAAGCCCGCCAACCTGGGCGCCTCGCTCTCGACCCTGCCGCGCTTCCAGGAAGCCGTCGGGGAGATCGAAGGCCTCTTGCTTTCCAACCGCGTCCTGCTCGACACCGCCGCGCGCGGCGAGGTCGGCGGCGTCGAGGCCAGCCTAGTCAAGCACCTCGTCACCGAGAACGCGATCACGGTCGTCGAAAAGGCGCTGAGGCTGACCGGCAACCCCGGCCTGACCCGCGCCAATCCGCTGGAGCGCCACCATCGCGACGTGCTGTGCGGCCGCGTCCATACGCCCCAGGCCGACGTCGTTCTGACCAGCGCCGGCCGTGCGGCCTTCGCCGGGGGCGCGCGATGA
- a CDS encoding ABC transporter substrate-binding protein — MDRRQLIAGLALGGLAASLAACAKGDGQPVLKVGSQRGGTKAVLLASGALEGAPYRIEWSEFPAAAPLLEALSAGAVDLGEAGDAPFLFAYAGGAKIKAVQAGKSGGGGTAILVRKDSPIRTPADLRGRKIATGRGSIGHHLLLRVLENAGLKPADVTLVYLTPGDAKAAFTAGSIDAWVTWGSYIALARLHDAARILADGTGVISGFGYEAASERAIADKRPQVEDFLRRLAKARRWAAANPEAFAKVLSRETGLSDEIALNTVRNYRLLPTPIGQDSVTEATAVLDRFRAAGAITSSRDPAGAFDASFNGTLS; from the coding sequence ATGGACAGACGTCAGCTCATCGCCGGTCTCGCCCTCGGGGGGCTCGCCGCCTCGCTCGCGGCCTGCGCCAAGGGCGACGGCCAACCGGTTCTGAAGGTCGGCAGCCAGCGCGGCGGCACCAAGGCGGTCCTGCTCGCGTCCGGCGCGCTGGAGGGCGCTCCGTACCGGATCGAGTGGAGCGAATTCCCTGCCGCCGCGCCGCTTCTCGAAGCCTTGTCGGCGGGCGCCGTGGACCTTGGCGAAGCCGGTGATGCGCCGTTCCTGTTCGCCTACGCCGGCGGCGCCAAGATCAAGGCCGTCCAGGCTGGCAAGAGTGGCGGCGGCGGAACGGCGATCCTGGTCCGCAAGGACTCGCCGATCAGGACGCCGGCCGACCTGCGAGGCAGGAAGATCGCTACGGGCCGAGGCTCGATCGGCCACCATCTGCTGCTGCGGGTGCTGGAGAACGCCGGGCTGAAGCCGGCCGACGTCACTCTGGTCTATCTGACGCCCGGCGACGCCAAGGCCGCGTTCACGGCGGGATCGATCGACGCGTGGGTCACCTGGGGCTCGTACATCGCTCTCGCCAGATTGCATGACGCGGCCCGGATCCTGGCCGATGGAACGGGGGTGATCAGCGGCTTCGGCTACGAGGCCGCCAGCGAGCGGGCCATCGCCGACAAGCGCCCCCAGGTCGAGGATTTCCTGCGCCGCCTGGCAAAGGCGCGGCGATGGGCGGCCGCCAATCCCGAGGCCTTCGCCAAGGTGCTCTCGCGGGAGACGGGGCTTTCGGACGAGATCGCGCTCAACACGGTGCGAAACTACCGGCTGCTGCCGACGCCGATTGGGCAGGACTCGGTCACCGAGGCCACAGCGGTGCTCGACCGTTTCCGGGCGGCGGGCGCAATCACCAGTTCGCGCGATCCGGCCGGCGCGTTCGACGCTTCGTTCAACGGGACGCTGTCATGA
- a CDS encoding ABC transporter ATP-binding protein, with translation MAALQPRLRPTSATPGAGPAVRLHNFVRRFGDNTVIAGLDLSIAPGEFVALLGASGSGKTTLLRTLAGLDAAGDQDVHTPDARAVVFQDARLLPWKKVWRNVALGLSGGNVRTRAEAALKEVGLGHRLDAWPTTLSGGEAQRTALARALVREPGLLLLDEPFAALDALTRLKMHDLVLSLWREHSPAVLLVTHDVDEAVALADRVLVLDKGRIAAEEKITLERPRAPDARFQAIRRRLLGHLGVEAAPAHGEGHLVAFPTGEVVL, from the coding sequence ATGGCCGCCCTTCAGCCGCGCCTTCGCCCGACCTCCGCCACGCCTGGCGCAGGGCCGGCCGTCCGCCTACACAACTTCGTACGCCGCTTCGGCGACAACACGGTCATCGCCGGGCTGGACCTGTCGATCGCTCCAGGCGAGTTCGTCGCCCTGCTCGGCGCCAGCGGCTCGGGCAAGACCACCCTGCTGCGCACGCTGGCGGGACTCGACGCGGCCGGCGACCAGGACGTCCACACACCCGATGCGCGCGCTGTCGTGTTTCAGGACGCCAGGCTCCTGCCGTGGAAGAAGGTCTGGCGCAACGTGGCGCTCGGCCTCTCGGGTGGAAACGTTCGGACCCGCGCCGAGGCGGCGCTGAAGGAGGTCGGCCTCGGTCATCGGCTCGACGCCTGGCCCACCACCTTGTCTGGCGGCGAAGCGCAACGCACGGCTCTGGCGCGCGCCCTAGTCCGCGAACCCGGTCTCCTGCTGCTGGACGAGCCCTTCGCCGCCCTCGACGCCCTGACTCGCCTGAAGATGCACGATCTGGTGCTGTCGCTGTGGCGCGAGCACAGTCCGGCCGTTCTGCTCGTCACCCACGACGTGGACGAAGCGGTGGCCCTGGCCGATCGCGTGCTGGTGCTCGACAAGGGGCGGATCGCCGCCGAGGAGAAGATCACGCTGGAGCGTCCCCGGGCGCCGGACGCCCGCTTCCAGGCGATCCGGCGCCGCCTGCTGGGTCATCTGGGCGTCGAGGCCGCCCCGGCCCATGGCGAGGGGCATCTGGTCGCTTTTCCTACCGGCGAGGTGGTGCTGTGA